In one window of Vibrio sp. JC009 DNA:
- the plsY gene encoding glycerol-3-phosphate 1-O-acyltransferase PlsY, which yields MTPIALTMIIAAYLLGSISSAVLICRLFRLPDPRTSGSHNPGATNVLRLGGKVPAALVLLCDMLKGTIPVWSSYFMGIEPLVLGIIGISACLGHIYPIFFHFRGGKGVATAIGAIAPIGWDITGFLVVTWLTIAVVTRYSSAAAIITSLLAPFYTWIVKPLYTLPVALLCCLIIFRHHENIKRLIEGTEPKVGNR from the coding sequence ATGACGCCAATTGCACTGACAATGATCATCGCAGCCTATCTGTTAGGCTCGATCTCCAGTGCAGTTTTAATATGCCGTCTGTTCAGGCTTCCGGATCCGCGAACTTCCGGATCTCATAACCCCGGTGCAACCAATGTTCTCCGGCTTGGAGGCAAAGTGCCTGCCGCGCTGGTGCTGCTGTGCGATATGTTAAAAGGGACAATACCTGTCTGGTCCAGCTACTTTATGGGTATAGAACCTCTGGTTTTAGGCATCATAGGCATCTCAGCCTGTCTTGGACATATCTATCCAATTTTCTTTCATTTCAGAGGCGGAAAAGGCGTGGCAACCGCTATTGGTGCCATTGCTCCGATAGGCTGGGATATTACAGGGTTTCTAGTAGTCACCTGGCTGACCATCGCGGTTGTCACTCGCTATTCCTCAGCGGCCGCCATAATTACCTCTCTTCTGGCTCCTTTCTATACCTGGATAGTTAAGCCTCTTTATACCCTACCGGTTGCGTTGCTCTGTTGTCTGATTATTTTCAGGCATCATGAGAATATTAAGAGGTTGATTGAGGGGACGGAACCTAAGGTGGGGAATAGGTAG
- a CDS encoding multifunctional CCA addition/repair protein, whose amino-acid sequence MQIYLVGGAVRDQLLGIKSHDKDWMVVGSTPEQMLELGYQAVGKDFPVFLHPKTKQEYALARTERKTAAGYTGFECHFSQDVTLEEDLIRRDLTINAMAMDENGKLYDPYRGKQDLDERILRHVSDAFVEDPLRVLRVARFAAKLAHLGFSIAPETISLMKQIVDSGELEHLTAERVWQEWHKSLLTENPQTFLSVLKECGALKVVLPEIEQLFGVPQTKKWHPEIDTGIHTLMVARQAAKLSDSPLIRFAAQTHDLGKGVTPKEEWPSHKMHESRGLPLIKALCERVRAPNDYKELALAVCAQHSNVHRAEELRPATFLKIFNKLDVWRKPEKLEQVLLCCLADHRGRKGLESQPYPQKELFEKAFEAALSVDVQDVISDGFKGKGIRDEMERRRLSAVSFQLSG is encoded by the coding sequence TTGCAGATTTATTTAGTTGGTGGAGCGGTCAGAGACCAGCTATTGGGAATAAAAAGCCACGATAAAGACTGGATGGTCGTTGGCTCGACACCAGAGCAAATGCTGGAACTCGGTTATCAGGCGGTTGGTAAAGACTTCCCGGTTTTTCTGCACCCTAAAACCAAACAGGAATACGCACTGGCAAGAACGGAAAGAAAAACCGCTGCGGGTTATACCGGATTTGAGTGTCACTTCTCTCAGGACGTAACTCTTGAAGAAGATCTGATTCGCCGGGATCTCACCATCAACGCCATGGCGATGGATGAAAACGGTAAGCTATATGATCCTTACAGAGGAAAGCAGGATCTGGATGAGCGTATCCTAAGGCATGTTTCCGATGCTTTTGTCGAAGATCCTCTGCGAGTACTCAGAGTTGCCCGCTTTGCCGCTAAACTTGCTCACCTTGGTTTTTCCATTGCACCGGAAACTATTTCTCTGATGAAGCAGATAGTTGACTCGGGCGAACTGGAACACCTGACCGCAGAAAGAGTCTGGCAGGAGTGGCACAAGTCCCTGCTTACGGAAAACCCGCAAACCTTCCTTTCGGTTTTAAAAGAGTGCGGTGCGCTGAAAGTCGTACTTCCGGAAATCGAACAGTTATTTGGTGTCCCTCAGACTAAAAAGTGGCACCCTGAAATTGATACCGGCATTCACACTCTGATGGTTGCCAGACAAGCCGCAAAGCTTAGCGACTCTCCGCTGATCAGATTCGCCGCTCAGACGCATGATCTTGGCAAAGGTGTTACTCCAAAAGAAGAGTGGCCAAGCCATAAAATGCATGAGTCCCGTGGCCTGCCCCTAATCAAAGCTCTTTGTGAACGGGTACGGGCTCCAAATGACTACAAAGAACTGGCTCTGGCTGTCTGTGCACAGCACTCAAATGTACACAGAGCCGAAGAGCTCCGCCCTGCAACTTTCCTTAAGATCTTCAATAAACTGGATGTATGGAGAAAACCGGAAAAGCTTGAGCAGGTGCTTCTCTGTTGCCTTGCTGACCACCGTGGCAGAAAAGGACTGGAATCCCAACCATACCCGCAGAAAGAACTATTTGAAAAAGCATTTGAAGCCGCTCTTTCGGTGGATGTTCAGGATGTTATTTCGGATGGGTTTAAGGGGAAAGGGATTCGGGATGAGATGGAGAGGAGGCGGCTGTCGGCTGTCAGCTTTCAGCTTTCAGGGTAA
- a CDS encoding undecaprenyl-diphosphate phosphatase → MSYFEAFILALIQGLTEFLPISSSAHLILPSQILGWEDQGLAFDVAVHVGTLAAVVIYFRKEVVTLFAALIGSVFKGRRDKESKLAWMIVLATIPACVFGLLMKDIIELYLRSAWVIAATTLIFAYLLWWADKNSSLSDDEYAADWKKSLFIGVAQALAMIPGTSRSGATITAALYLGFNREAAARFSFLMSIPIIALAGSYLGLKLVTGTEPVHVGFLLTGIVTSFISAYLCIHFFLKIISRMGMMPFVIYRVILGVGLVVFMMGS, encoded by the coding sequence ATGAGTTACTTTGAGGCTTTTATTCTTGCTCTTATTCAGGGCTTGACGGAATTTCTTCCAATCTCCAGTTCAGCGCACCTGATCCTGCCTTCACAGATTCTGGGCTGGGAAGATCAGGGACTGGCTTTTGATGTCGCTGTTCATGTCGGGACTCTGGCGGCGGTGGTGATCTATTTCAGAAAAGAGGTGGTCACCCTGTTTGCTGCTTTGATAGGCTCTGTCTTTAAAGGGCGCAGGGACAAAGAGTCAAAGCTGGCCTGGATGATTGTTCTGGCAACCATACCTGCCTGCGTTTTCGGCTTGCTGATGAAGGACATTATTGAACTTTATCTGCGAAGTGCCTGGGTTATCGCAGCAACAACGCTTATCTTTGCTTACTTACTCTGGTGGGCAGATAAAAACTCTTCTCTGAGCGATGATGAATATGCCGCTGATTGGAAAAAGTCACTGTTTATCGGTGTTGCTCAGGCTCTGGCTATGATTCCGGGAACATCCCGCTCAGGCGCAACGATTACAGCCGCTTTATATTTAGGCTTTAACCGAGAAGCAGCTGCGCGCTTCTCATTCCTGATGTCGATTCCAATTATCGCCCTTGCTGGAAGCTACCTGGGTCTAAAACTGGTCACCGGAACCGAGCCTGTTCATGTGGGCTTCCTACTGACAGGTATTGTGACTTCGTTTATCAGTGCGTACCTGTGTATCCATTTCTTCCTTAAGATCATCTCAAGGATGGGGATGATGCCGTTTGTGATTTACCGGGTAATTCTTGGGGTTGGGTTGGTTGTGTTTATGATGGGTAGTTAA
- the rpsU gene encoding 30S ribosomal protein S21 codes for MPVVKVRENEPFDVALRRFKRSCEKAGILSEVRRREHYEKPTTVRKRAKAAAQKRHAKKLARENARRVRLY; via the coding sequence ATGCCAGTAGTTAAAGTACGTGAAAACGAACCGTTCGACGTTGCACTACGTCGTTTCAAGCGCTCTTGCGAAAAAGCAGGTATCCTATCTGAAGTACGTCGTCGCGAGCACTATGAAAAACCAACAACAGTTCGCAAACGCGCTAAAGCAGCTGCTCAGAAGCGTCACGCTAAGAAGCTAGCTCGCGAAAACGCACGTCGCGTTCGCCTGTACTAA
- a CDS encoding TIGR04211 family SH3 domain-containing protein — MKKLFTLVLCTLLATPSAFAAQRYIADNLFTYMHSGPSNQFRIIGSVNAGDKVNLVNVNKDTGYSEVVDSKGRKGWVESKFVTRQASMAVRLPKLEKELAEVKAKLANAEKSANQEQAGLIESLDIRNKQIAELEANYSDISQKLTESQKDVRELRARLDTQKEDLLLKYFMYGGGVAGIGLLFGLILPHIIPRRKKSPNGWA; from the coding sequence GTGAAAAAATTATTCACTTTGGTTTTGTGCACACTACTCGCAACACCAAGTGCTTTTGCTGCACAACGCTATATCGCAGATAACCTGTTTACTTACATGCATTCAGGACCGAGCAACCAGTTTAGAATTATCGGCAGCGTAAATGCCGGCGATAAGGTTAACCTGGTTAATGTGAACAAGGATACGGGTTACAGCGAAGTTGTTGACTCAAAAGGCCGTAAAGGCTGGGTAGAGAGCAAGTTTGTTACTCGTCAGGCAAGTATGGCGGTTCGCCTTCCGAAGCTTGAAAAAGAGCTGGCAGAAGTTAAGGCAAAACTGGCCAATGCTGAGAAGAGTGCCAATCAGGAGCAAGCCGGTCTGATTGAATCTCTGGATATCCGAAACAAGCAGATTGCTGAGCTGGAAGCAAACTACAGCGACATCAGCCAGAAGCTGACTGAGTCTCAGAAAGATGTTCGTGAACTGCGTGCCCGTCTTGATACGCAAAAAGAAGATCTTCTGCTGAAATACTTTATGTATGGCGGCGGTGTTGCAGGTATCGGTCTGCTGTTTGGACTTATCCTTCCACACATCATTCCTCGCCGTAAAAAGTCACCAAATGGCTGGGCGTAA
- the folB gene encoding bifunctional dihydroneopterin aldolase/7,8-dihydroneopterin epimerase — protein sequence MDKVFIEQLEVITTIGVYDWEKTIKQKLILDIEMAHDNRPAGKSDNVADALDYAAVSEAVLNHIEGGRFELVERVAEEVAELVMSRFSVPWIKIRLTKPGAVPQAKGVGVIIERGVA from the coding sequence CTGGATAAAGTATTTATAGAACAACTGGAAGTTATTACCACAATCGGTGTATACGATTGGGAAAAAACGATTAAACAGAAGCTGATTCTCGATATTGAGATGGCTCATGATAACCGTCCTGCGGGAAAAAGTGATAACGTAGCCGACGCTCTTGATTATGCAGCAGTGAGTGAAGCGGTTCTTAATCATATTGAAGGCGGACGCTTTGAATTGGTAGAAAGAGTGGCTGAAGAAGTGGCAGAGTTAGTGATGAGCCGTTTTTCCGTGCCATGGATTAAGATTCGCCTGACTAAGCCGGGTGCAGTACCTCAGGCTAAAGGGGTGGGCGTCATTATTGAAAGAGGCGTTGCATGA
- a CDS encoding general secretion pathway protein GspB: MGLVAEESSALQDPDVRVISLDYPQFGELQPVVRNKADDTVAQEVTAQVIQEEPVPQQVVGSESKRAKELDLDSLDLSELSPELAKRVQNAFEEDSATSGLGEQDAPKPEKLTENLKKYAGQLPALNLQTHMYASDSKRRWVKINDKELSEGEWLDTSIQLISISPRNIVIAFNGQQVEIPALYEWEG; this comes from the coding sequence ATGGGGTTGGTAGCGGAAGAGAGCTCAGCTTTGCAAGATCCTGATGTACGGGTTATAAGCCTGGATTACCCGCAGTTTGGTGAGTTACAGCCTGTTGTCAGAAATAAGGCCGACGATACAGTGGCGCAGGAGGTAACCGCGCAAGTTATTCAGGAGGAGCCGGTGCCTCAGCAAGTGGTGGGGTCTGAAAGCAAAAGGGCGAAAGAGCTGGATTTAGATTCTTTGGATCTAAGTGAGCTTTCACCTGAGCTTGCCAAGCGGGTGCAGAATGCCTTTGAGGAAGATAGCGCCACATCTGGTTTGGGTGAACAGGATGCACCAAAACCAGAAAAGCTAACTGAGAATTTGAAGAAGTACGCAGGACAACTACCGGCTCTGAACCTGCAAACACATATGTATGCCTCCGACTCCAAGCGCAGATGGGTCAAGATTAATGATAAGGAGCTGAGTGAAGGAGAGTGGCTTGACACAAGCATTCAGCTGATTTCGATTTCACCACGTAATATCGTTATCGCCTTTAATGGTCAGCAGGTAGAGATTCCGGCGCTTTACGAGTGGGAAGGATAA
- the folK gene encoding 2-amino-4-hydroxy-6-hydroxymethyldihydropteridine diphosphokinase: MTLVYVGAGTNIDREKHCRAAIEELSALDSDLRVSAIYECEAIGFDSNDFYNFVIELNTNLTLTDFSHYLRNIELKWGREANARKYQDRTLDLDIILFGDQISSESPVIPREDIYKYPFVTQPLYELAPDLVIPGTDTAIREIREQMEGLESLKTVDLKQ, translated from the coding sequence ATGACACTTGTCTATGTCGGTGCAGGAACAAACATAGACAGAGAAAAGCACTGCCGGGCAGCGATTGAAGAGCTCTCTGCACTGGATAGTGACTTACGGGTGTCGGCAATATACGAATGCGAAGCAATCGGTTTTGACAGCAACGACTTCTATAACTTTGTCATTGAACTGAATACAAACCTGACGTTAACGGATTTTTCACACTACCTGCGTAATATAGAGCTGAAATGGGGCAGAGAAGCGAATGCCCGCAAATATCAGGATCGGACACTCGATCTGGATATCATTTTATTCGGCGACCAGATATCTTCGGAATCTCCGGTGATCCCGAGAGAAGATATCTATAAATATCCGTTTGTTACCCAGCCACTATACGAGTTGGCTCCGGATCTTGTTATTCCGGGAACTGATACCGCTATCAGAGAAATCCGGGAGCAAATGGAAGGACTAGAATCCCTGAAAACAGTGGATCTAAAACAATAA
- the tsaD gene encoding tRNA (adenosine(37)-N6)-threonylcarbamoyltransferase complex transferase subunit TsaD, with the protein MRILGIETSCDETGIAIYDDEKGLVSHKLYSQVKLHADYGGVVPELASRDHVKKTIPLIKEALKDSGLTPADFDGVAYTAGPGLVGALLVGATIGRSIAYAWDVPAVAVHHMEGHLLAPMLEDNPPPFPFIALLVSGGHTMIVEVKGIGEYKILGESIDDAAGEAFDKTAKLMGLDYPGGPLLSRLAEKGTPGRFKFPRPMTDRPGLDMSFSGLKTFAANTIAANDNDDQTRADIAYAFQEAVCATLAIKCKRALEQTGMNRIVIAGGVSANKQLRAELEALAKKRKGEVYYPRTEFCTDNGAMIAYAGMQRLKNGEVSDLSVEAKPRWPIDQLESIK; encoded by the coding sequence ATGCGCATTTTAGGTATCGAAACCTCCTGTGATGAAACAGGTATAGCAATTTATGATGACGAGAAGGGACTGGTGTCTCACAAGCTTTATAGTCAGGTAAAACTCCATGCAGATTACGGCGGTGTGGTGCCTGAGCTTGCTTCACGGGATCATGTGAAGAAGACTATTCCACTGATTAAAGAGGCATTGAAAGATTCAGGCTTAACGCCAGCAGACTTTGATGGTGTGGCTTATACTGCAGGCCCGGGTCTTGTTGGTGCACTGCTTGTTGGTGCCACTATCGGACGCAGTATCGCTTACGCATGGGATGTTCCTGCGGTTGCTGTTCACCATATGGAAGGGCACCTTCTTGCTCCTATGCTGGAAGATAACCCACCGCCATTTCCTTTTATCGCTCTGCTGGTTTCCGGTGGTCATACTATGATTGTGGAAGTGAAGGGTATTGGCGAATACAAGATTCTTGGTGAATCCATTGATGATGCCGCTGGTGAAGCTTTTGATAAGACGGCGAAGCTGATGGGGCTGGACTATCCGGGCGGACCTCTGCTCTCCAGACTGGCAGAAAAAGGCACTCCGGGTCGTTTTAAATTTCCACGCCCGATGACCGACCGTCCGGGGTTGGATATGAGTTTCTCCGGCCTTAAAACCTTTGCTGCAAATACCATTGCAGCAAACGACAATGACGACCAGACCCGCGCAGATATCGCTTATGCCTTCCAGGAAGCGGTATGCGCCACACTGGCAATCAAGTGTAAGCGCGCACTGGAACAAACCGGAATGAACCGCATTGTTATCGCCGGCGGCGTAAGTGCCAACAAACAGCTGCGTGCTGAACTGGAAGCACTGGCGAAAAAGCGTAAAGGCGAAGTCTATTACCCGAGAACGGAGTTCTGTACTGATAACGGTGCGATGATCGCCTATGCGGGCATGCAACGGTTGAAGAACGGGGAAGTGTCGGATTTGTCGGTTGAAGCTAAGCCTAGGTGGCCGATTGATCAACTGGAATCAATAAAATAA
- a CDS encoding inorganic triphosphatase: METEIELKFFVSPDFSEKLKEKITETKILQNSCRELGNTYFDTPDNWLRQHDIGLRIRRFDDVFVQTVKTSGRVVAGLHQRPEFNAEHTSNEPELTLHPEEIWPDGKSVAKLQGELIPIFSTNFTREQWLVGMPDGSQIEVAFDLGAVVADDKEEPICEVELELKSGQTEALFTLARSISEGGGMRLGNLSKAARGYRLAQGHRGDKVKSLALVDTREKDSVEACFVKSLEHALAHWHYHEQIFFERPSLSALHEIGNSISFIRQTLTVFGGIVPRRASAILRQELKWLDEELHWLKDADYIDDLCEDKGHALRKLDARKWLVKHLNDEREALPDREETLDLLQSARYTGLLLDLSRWILARGWQPFLDDKAREKMAKPIRRFSEKQLDRTWAELIEAFPTEQDLSRQEYIDQQYRLMRNLYTGVCFASIYDIGQRNAFRLPWADLYQGIDDLLTLGPLQKYVDQLEGDEKNQLERWLSRQESSILHAMEQTRNMCVEAQPYWLRQ; the protein is encoded by the coding sequence ATGGAAACCGAGATAGAGCTGAAGTTTTTTGTATCGCCAGATTTTTCGGAAAAATTAAAAGAAAAAATCACAGAAACTAAAATTCTTCAGAACAGTTGCAGAGAGTTAGGGAACACCTATTTTGACACTCCGGACAACTGGTTGCGTCAGCACGATATCGGCTTACGTATTCGACGGTTTGATGACGTTTTCGTTCAAACAGTTAAAACATCAGGTCGCGTAGTTGCCGGCCTGCATCAAAGACCAGAGTTCAATGCTGAACACACAAGCAATGAACCTGAGCTTACCCTTCACCCGGAAGAGATTTGGCCAGACGGTAAGTCAGTGGCTAAGCTTCAGGGGGAACTGATTCCCATCTTTTCAACCAATTTCACCAGAGAACAGTGGCTGGTCGGCATGCCTGACGGCAGTCAGATCGAGGTTGCTTTTGATCTGGGCGCTGTTGTTGCTGACGATAAAGAAGAGCCTATCTGTGAAGTGGAGCTGGAACTTAAGTCAGGCCAGACAGAAGCTCTGTTTACTCTGGCGCGCTCTATCAGTGAAGGCGGCGGTATGCGTCTTGGGAATCTGAGTAAGGCTGCACGAGGTTACAGACTGGCTCAGGGACACAGAGGCGATAAGGTTAAGTCTCTTGCTCTTGTGGATACCAGGGAAAAAGATTCTGTTGAGGCCTGCTTTGTGAAATCTTTGGAGCACGCACTTGCTCACTGGCATTACCATGAGCAGATATTTTTTGAACGTCCCTCTTTGTCTGCGTTGCATGAAATTGGTAATTCCATCTCCTTTATCAGACAGACTCTGACAGTGTTTGGTGGCATTGTACCAAGGCGCGCAAGTGCGATTCTCCGGCAGGAGCTTAAGTGGCTGGATGAAGAGTTGCACTGGCTTAAAGATGCAGATTACATCGATGATCTGTGTGAAGACAAAGGGCATGCGCTGCGTAAGCTTGATGCGCGTAAATGGCTGGTAAAACACTTAAACGACGAGCGGGAAGCCCTTCCGGACAGAGAAGAAACTCTGGATCTTCTACAGTCTGCTCGTTACACCGGCTTGCTGCTTGACCTTAGTCGCTGGATACTGGCAAGAGGCTGGCAGCCGTTTCTGGATGATAAAGCCAGAGAAAAGATGGCTAAGCCGATTCGCCGTTTTTCAGAAAAGCAGCTTGACCGAACCTGGGCTGAACTTATCGAAGCTTTCCCAACCGAGCAGGATCTTTCCCGCCAGGAGTATATCGATCAGCAGTACCGTCTGATGAGAAATCTGTACACCGGTGTCTGCTTTGCCTCTATCTATGATATTGGCCAGCGAAATGCTTTCAGGCTTCCATGGGCCGATCTTTATCAGGGCATCGATGATCTTCTTACGCTTGGTCCGCTACAGAAATATGTGGATCAGCTTGAGGGTGATGAGAAAAATCAGTTGGAAAGATGGCTGTCTCGCCAGGAGTCTTCTATTCTTCATGCTATGGAGCAGACCAGAAACATGTGTGTGGAAGCCCAGCCATATTGGCTCAGACAGTAG
- a CDS encoding GatB/YqeY domain-containing protein, which yields MALIDQLKEEQKAAMKAKDKARLGTIRLALSAIKQREVDEKITLTDDDIIAVLTKMVKQRRDSVTQFESAGRQDLADAEKAEITVLEEFMPQPLSEEEVAALIEAAITDSGAAGMQDMGKVMGVLKPQIQGRADMGKVSGLVRAKLA from the coding sequence ATGGCTCTGATTGACCAACTCAAAGAAGAGCAAAAAGCTGCGATGAAAGCCAAGGACAAAGCTCGCCTTGGCACTATTCGTTTAGCCCTTTCAGCAATTAAGCAACGTGAAGTTGACGAGAAGATCACTCTGACCGACGACGATATCATTGCCGTGCTGACTAAAATGGTTAAACAGCGTCGCGACTCTGTTACGCAGTTTGAATCTGCAGGTCGCCAAGACCTTGCCGATGCTGAGAAAGCAGAAATTACCGTACTTGAGGAATTTATGCCTCAACCGCTTAGCGAAGAAGAAGTAGCTGCACTTATTGAAGCTGCAATTACTGATTCCGGCGCTGCGGGCATGCAAGACATGGGTAAAGTAATGGGCGTTCTTAAGCCACAGATTCAGGGCCGTGCAGATATGGGTAAAGTGAGCGGTTTAGTTCGCGCTAAGCTTGCTTAA